The following proteins come from a genomic window of Sulfitobacter indolifex:
- the dgcA gene encoding N-acetyl-D-Glu racemase DgcA, whose translation MQIDVIADTFKLAQVFTISRGSRTEAKVLTVRITDGGVTGWGECVPYARYDETLESVTAEINGLPGDITRQALYDLLPAGAARNAVDCALWDLEAKRAGKRVWELAGLTAPGPEVTAYTLSLDAPEAMRAQAAKHSHRPLLKIKLGTPDDMPRLEAVRAGAPEATIIIDANEGWSAEVYADLAPHLVRLGVALVEQPLPAGEDDALLGMDRPVPVCADESCHDRASLPGLKGKYDVVNIKLDKTGGLTEALALRDAALAEGFDVMVGCMVGSSLAMAPATLVAQGAKVVDLDGPLLLAEDRENALKFDGAGVHPPVAALWG comes from the coding sequence ATGCAGATCGACGTTATCGCAGATACATTCAAACTGGCGCAGGTCTTTACCATCAGTCGTGGCTCGCGGACCGAGGCTAAAGTGCTGACCGTCCGCATCACCGATGGCGGCGTGACCGGCTGGGGCGAATGCGTGCCCTACGCCCGCTATGACGAAACCCTCGAATCGGTCACTGCAGAGATTAATGGCCTGCCCGGCGATATCACGCGGCAAGCGCTCTATGATCTGCTGCCGGCGGGTGCTGCCCGTAATGCAGTGGACTGCGCGCTGTGGGATCTGGAGGCCAAACGTGCGGGCAAACGCGTGTGGGAGCTGGCCGGGTTGACCGCGCCGGGGCCGGAGGTCACGGCCTATACCCTGTCACTGGACGCGCCCGAGGCAATGCGCGCGCAGGCGGCGAAGCACAGCCACCGGCCCCTGCTCAAGATCAAACTCGGCACGCCCGATGACATGCCGCGCCTTGAAGCCGTACGCGCGGGTGCGCCGGAGGCCACGATCATCATCGACGCCAATGAGGGCTGGTCGGCCGAGGTCTACGCCGATCTTGCGCCGCATCTGGTGCGTCTTGGTGTGGCGCTGGTTGAACAACCTCTGCCCGCAGGTGAAGACGACGCGCTGTTGGGCATGGACCGGCCCGTGCCCGTCTGCGCCGACGAAAGCTGTCATGACCGCGCCAGCCTGCCGGGCCTCAAGGGCAAATACGATGTGGTGAACATCAAGCTCGACAAGACCGGCGGGTTGACCGAAGCGCTGGCGCTGCGTGATGCAGCACTTGCCGAAGGGTTCGACGTGATGGTCGGCTGTATGGTCGGATCGTCGCTGGCCATGGCCCCCGCGACGCTGGTGGCCCAAGGCGCAAAGGTGGTTGATCTTGACGGCCCGCTGCTTCTGGCCGAAGACCGCGAGAATGCATTGAAATTTGACGGCGCGGGCGTGCATCCCCCCGTGGCCGCGCTCTGGGGGTGA
- the dgcN gene encoding N-acetyltransferase DgcN produces MIKTPYMLFLGDAPDALSAKVAQGIKDWRPDNAVGQFRMDGCKADLGLQDMTLAEAREAGAETLVIGVANRGGKISAAWKEVLIEALNMGFDIASGLHNLLRNEADLVSAAVANGTTLHDVRVPSVEYPIADGKKRSGKRVLAVGTDCSVGKMYTALALDEAMREKGMKSTFRATGQTGILITGEGVPLDAVIADFMAGSVEYLTPDNDDDHWDIIEGQGSLFHVSYSGVTMALIHGGQPDALILCHEPTRTHMRGLPEYSLPSMEAVRDVALTLAQVANPACKVVGISVNTYHMSEAEADAYLAEVEERLGLPAVDPFRQGAARLADALAAL; encoded by the coding sequence ATGATCAAAACCCCTTATATGCTGTTTTTAGGCGACGCGCCTGATGCCCTGTCCGCCAAGGTTGCCCAAGGCATTAAAGATTGGCGCCCCGACAATGCCGTGGGTCAGTTCCGTATGGACGGCTGCAAAGCTGATCTCGGACTGCAAGACATGACCTTGGCCGAGGCGCGTGAGGCCGGGGCAGAGACTTTGGTCATTGGTGTCGCGAACCGGGGCGGCAAAATCAGCGCGGCATGGAAAGAGGTGCTGATCGAGGCGTTGAACATGGGTTTCGACATTGCGTCCGGCCTGCACAACCTTTTGCGCAACGAAGCTGATCTGGTCTCAGCTGCCGTAGCCAATGGCACCACCCTGCATGATGTGCGCGTGCCCAGCGTCGAGTATCCGATCGCAGACGGCAAAAAACGCAGCGGCAAGCGGGTCTTGGCCGTGGGCACCGATTGCTCGGTCGGCAAGATGTACACGGCCTTGGCATTGGATGAGGCGATGCGCGAAAAGGGCATGAAGAGCACTTTCCGCGCCACGGGCCAGACCGGCATTCTAATCACCGGCGAAGGCGTGCCGTTGGATGCGGTGATTGCCGATTTCATGGCCGGGTCGGTGGAATATCTCACGCCCGACAACGATGATGACCATTGGGACATCATCGAAGGGCAGGGCAGCCTGTTCCATGTTTCTTATTCTGGGGTGACCATGGCCCTGATCCACGGCGGCCAACCCGATGCGCTGATCCTCTGCCATGAGCCGACACGGACCCATATGCGCGGCCTGCCGGAATACAGCCTGCCGAGCATGGAAGCCGTGCGTGATGTGGCCCTGACGCTGGCGCAGGTGGCTAACCCCGCCTGCAAAGTCGTTGGCATCTCGGTCAACACTTACCACATGTCCGAAGCCGAGGCGGATGCCTATCTGGCAGAGGTCGAAGAGCGTCTGGGCCTGCCCGCCGTTGATCCGTTCCGCCAAGGGGCGGCACGGTTGGCGGATGCGCTGGCGGCGCTGTGA
- a CDS encoding L-malyl-CoA/beta-methylmalyl-CoA lyase produces the protein MSFRIQPAAPARPNRCQLFGPGSRPAIFEKMAASDADVINLDLEDSVAPSDKDSARENIIKAISEIDWGNKTLSVRINGLDTPYWYRDVVDLLEQAGPRLDQIMIPKVGCAADVYAVDALATAVETAMGREKKISFEVIIESAAGIAHVEEIAASSPRLQAMSLGAADFAASMGMQTTGIGGTQENYYMQRGDQKHWSDPWHWAQAAIVAACRTHGVLPVDGPFGDFSDDEGFRAQARRSATLGMVGKWAIHPKQIALSNEVFTPSEEAVAEAREILAAMEEAKAKGEGATVYKGRLVDIASIKQAEVVVRQSEMIAGS, from the coding sequence ATGAGCTTTCGCATTCAGCCTGCCGCCCCTGCCCGTCCGAACCGCTGCCAATTGTTTGGCCCCGGTTCCCGCCCGGCGATCTTTGAGAAAATGGCAGCCTCAGATGCGGATGTTATCAACCTTGACCTTGAGGACAGCGTCGCGCCGTCGGACAAAGACAGCGCCCGGGAAAATATCATCAAGGCGATCTCGGAGATCGATTGGGGCAACAAGACGCTATCGGTGCGGATCAATGGGCTGGATACCCCCTATTGGTATCGTGATGTGGTTGATCTGCTGGAACAGGCGGGGCCGCGCCTCGATCAGATCATGATCCCCAAAGTTGGCTGCGCGGCGGATGTCTATGCTGTTGACGCGCTCGCGACTGCGGTGGAAACCGCCATGGGCCGCGAGAAGAAGATTAGCTTTGAGGTGATCATCGAATCCGCCGCCGGCATTGCTCATGTGGAAGAGATCGCCGCGTCCTCGCCGCGTTTGCAGGCGATGTCGCTGGGGGCCGCCGATTTCGCGGCGTCGATGGGCATGCAGACCACCGGCATCGGCGGCACGCAAGAAAATTACTATATGCAGCGCGGCGATCAAAAACATTGGTCTGACCCGTGGCACTGGGCGCAGGCCGCTATTGTTGCCGCTTGCCGCACCCATGGCGTGCTGCCCGTCGACGGCCCATTTGGCGACTTCTCGGATGATGAAGGTTTCCGCGCCCAAGCGCGGCGTTCGGCGACACTGGGCATGGTGGGAAAATGGGCGATTCATCCCAAGCAGATCGCATTGAGCAACGAGGTGTTCACACCCTCGGAAGAAGCCGTGGCCGAAGCGCGCGAGATTCTGGCTGCGATGGAAGAAGCCAAGGCGAAGGGCGAAGGGGCCACTGTCTATAAGGGGCGCTTGGTGGATATCGCCAGCATCAAGCAGGCTGAGGTTGTGGTGCGGCAGTCGGAGATGATCGCCGGGAGCTAA
- a CDS encoding acetyl-CoA carboxylase carboxyltransferase subunit alpha: MTQYLDFEKPLAEIEGKAEELRALARSNEEMDITDEARALDKKAAGMLEDLYGSLTPWRKCQVARHPERPHCRDYIEALFTEFTPLAGDRNFADDHAVMGGLARFNDTPVMVIGHEKGNDTKSRIERNFGMARPEGYRKAVRLMELADKFNLPVVTIVDTPGAYPGKGAEERGQSEAIARSTEKCLQIGVPLISVIVGEGGSGGAVAFATANRVAMLEHSVYSVITPEGCASILWKDSEKMREAAEQMRLTADELKTLGVIDRIIPEPMGGAHRHAEESIKAVGKSIEAMLKELDGKDGKTLIKDRRTKFLEMGRKGLAA; this comes from the coding sequence ATGACCCAATATCTGGATTTCGAAAAACCGCTGGCCGAGATTGAAGGCAAGGCGGAAGAGTTGCGGGCGCTGGCCCGGTCCAACGAAGAGATGGACATCACCGACGAGGCCCGCGCGCTGGACAAAAAAGCCGCGGGGATGCTCGAAGACCTTTATGGGTCGCTGACGCCTTGGCGCAAATGCCAAGTGGCGCGTCACCCTGAGCGGCCTCATTGCAGAGATTACATCGAAGCGCTGTTTACCGAGTTCACGCCGTTGGCCGGGGACCGCAACTTTGCTGATGACCACGCTGTCATGGGCGGGCTTGCGCGGTTCAACGACACGCCGGTCATGGTCATCGGCCATGAGAAGGGCAATGACACCAAAAGCCGGATCGAACGCAACTTTGGCATGGCCCGGCCTGAGGGTTATCGCAAAGCGGTGCGTTTGATGGAATTGGCGGATAAGTTTAACCTACCCGTTGTCACCATTGTCGACACGCCGGGCGCTTATCCTGGCAAAGGTGCAGAAGAACGCGGTCAGTCTGAGGCGATTGCCCGCTCGACCGAGAAATGCTTGCAAATCGGTGTGCCGTTGATCAGCGTGATCGTCGGCGAAGGCGGCTCTGGCGGGGCGGTGGCTTTTGCCACGGCGAACCGCGTCGCGATGTTGGAGCATTCGGTTTATTCGGTCATCACGCCTGAGGGCTGTGCGTCGATCCTGTGGAAAGACAGCGAGAAGATGCGCGAGGCCGCTGAACAGATGCGTTTGACGGCGGATGAGCTTAAGACATTGGGTGTGATTGACCGGATCATTCCAGAGCCCATGGGCGGTGCGCATCGTCATGCCGAAGAGTCGATCAAGGCAGTGGGCAAGTCGATCGAAGCCATGCTCAAGGAACTAGACGGCAAAGACGGCAAGACCTTGATCAAAGACCGCCGGACCAAGTTCCTTGAGATGGGGCGCAAAGGGCTGGCGGCCTAG
- a CDS encoding GNAT family N-acetyltransferase, with translation MPPIRPVQKSDLPMVLDLAHALAAYHGDTATLTLAALERDCLDPTPWLTLLVAEGATGLRGYAALCPQMQLQFGARGMDLHHLFVCDTARGRGIGKALVEAALEHAKARGCSYMTVATDTKNRRAQGFYRAAGFDQITPDPRFRRRLA, from the coding sequence ATGCCCCCAATTCGCCCCGTTCAAAAATCCGACCTGCCAATGGTGCTCGATCTGGCCCATGCGCTGGCCGCCTACCACGGTGACACCGCCACACTCACGCTGGCCGCGCTGGAACGTGACTGCCTTGACCCCACACCCTGGCTGACCCTCTTAGTAGCCGAAGGCGCGACCGGGCTGCGTGGCTATGCCGCGCTCTGCCCTCAAATGCAGTTGCAATTCGGCGCAAGGGGGATGGACCTGCACCATCTCTTTGTCTGCGACACTGCGCGTGGGCGCGGCATCGGCAAAGCACTGGTGGAGGCCGCGCTAGAGCACGCGAAAGCGCGGGGCTGCAGCTATATGACAGTCGCCACAGATACAAAGAACCGGCGCGCGCAGGGGTTCTACCGCGCCGCCGGTTTCGATCAAATCACGCCTGATCCGCGTTTTCGGCGGCGGCTGGCCTAG
- a CDS encoding GntR family transcriptional regulator — protein sequence MNLSPRPVEATPLAHDRVYRRLRAQIMHGDLPPGHALTLRGIGKEYEVSMTPAREAVRRLAAEGALTMSASGRISTPELSNERIEELAALRALLEVELASRALPRAHMALIERMQTINTNIAEAVAHRDAVSYIRTNLEFHRTLYLRAQAPAMLAMAETVWLQMGPTMRALYGRLRRTEPPHFHRLIIAALRAGDEPGLRLAVRSDVTQGLRMLAS from the coding sequence ATGAACCTAAGCCCCCGCCCTGTCGAGGCCACCCCGCTGGCCCATGATCGTGTCTACCGCCGCCTGCGCGCCCAGATCATGCATGGCGATCTACCGCCCGGTCATGCACTGACCCTGCGCGGCATCGGTAAGGAGTATGAGGTCTCGATGACGCCCGCCCGCGAAGCGGTGCGTCGGTTGGCGGCAGAAGGCGCGCTGACGATGTCGGCCTCGGGGCGCATCTCGACGCCCGAACTCAGCAACGAGCGGATCGAGGAATTGGCAGCACTCAGGGCGCTGCTAGAGGTCGAACTGGCCTCGCGTGCCCTGCCGCGCGCCCATATGGCGCTGATCGAGCGGATGCAGACGATCAATACCAATATCGCCGAGGCCGTGGCCCACCGCGATGCGGTCAGCTACATCCGCACCAATCTGGAATTTCACCGCACGTTGTACCTGCGCGCCCAAGCGCCTGCCATGCTCGCCATGGCCGAAACCGTATGGCTGCAAATGGGCCCCACCATGCGCGCGCTCTATGGTCGCTTGCGGCGGACCGAGCCGCCGCATTTCCATCGGTTGATCATCGCCGCCCTGCGCGCCGGTGATGAGCCGGGGCTGCGATTGGCGGTGCGCTCAGATGTAACCCAAGGGCTGCGGATGCTGGCCAGCTGA
- a CDS encoding Dabb family protein, whose product MTKRNFIRHVVFFSAKDPKDIPTIVAGLWKLADIPHSTTFEICENTRVDALSGDVDVVVYAEFPDAEALAAYKAHPIYQESIDIVRPLRDMRVPADF is encoded by the coding sequence TTGACCAAACGAAACTTCATCCGTCATGTTGTCTTTTTCTCAGCCAAAGACCCCAAAGACATTCCAACGATCGTGGCTGGGCTTTGGAAACTGGCCGATATCCCCCATTCGACGACTTTCGAGATCTGCGAAAATACCCGAGTCGATGCGCTGTCGGGTGATGTGGATGTGGTGGTCTATGCCGAATTCCCCGATGCCGAGGCCTTGGCCGCCTATAAGGCCCATCCGATCTATCAAGAATCCATCGATATCGTGCGGCCCCTACGCGACATGCGCGTGCCTGCGGACTTTTAG
- a CDS encoding aminodeoxychorismate synthase component I, producing the protein MAGPGVLFDTGPLGGGTGFRAPQRIISAETPAEVPAAFAALETALAEGAWLAGYASYELGYLGSVKLRDLMPAERGMPLLRFGVFDGPKPHTFQDDVFQDEVGAAGLSALTPDWDFAQYEAAFAQVQDFITAGDIYQANLTFGMEGRFTGTPTALYARLRQRQQVEHGAFVDLGGPVLLSRSPELFFALTADGHLTARPMKGTARRGRDAFEDAKLRADLAASEKNMAENLMIVDLLRNDISRIAEVGSVEVPKLFEIETYETLHQMTSRITAQVLPETRLTDIFNALFPCGSITGAPKIRAMQILRALEPAPRDAYCGAVGWVAPSGAMQFNVAIRTATCHADGRLRLNVGGGVVHDSTAEDEYAEALLKARFATLP; encoded by the coding sequence ATGGCTGGTCCTGGCGTCCTCTTTGACACTGGCCCGCTGGGGGGTGGCACGGGTTTTCGCGCGCCACAGCGGATCATCAGTGCCGAGACCCCTGCAGAGGTGCCAGCGGCCTTTGCCGCGCTCGAAACGGCGCTGGCAGAGGGCGCGTGGCTGGCGGGCTATGCAAGCTATGAGTTGGGCTATCTCGGGTCGGTCAAACTGCGTGATTTGATGCCTGCGGAGCGCGGGATGCCCTTGTTGCGCTTCGGGGTGTTTGATGGGCCGAAGCCGCACACCTTTCAGGATGACGTGTTTCAGGATGAAGTGGGCGCGGCCGGCCTGTCTGCCCTGACCCCGGATTGGGACTTTGCCCAATACGAGGCCGCTTTTGCGCAGGTGCAGGATTTCATCACTGCCGGGGATATCTATCAGGCCAATCTGACCTTTGGGATGGAGGGGCGTTTTACCGGCACGCCCACCGCCCTTTATGCCCGGCTGCGCCAGCGCCAGCAGGTTGAGCATGGTGCCTTTGTTGATCTTGGGGGGCCGGTGTTGCTGTCACGCTCGCCCGAGTTATTCTTTGCGCTGACTGCTGATGGCCACCTGACCGCGCGTCCGATGAAGGGCACCGCACGGCGGGGGCGGGACGCTTTTGAGGACGCCAAGCTGCGCGCCGACCTCGCCGCTTCGGAAAAGAACATGGCCGAGAACCTGATGATCGTCGATCTGCTGCGCAACGACATCAGCCGGATTGCGGAAGTGGGCAGCGTCGAGGTGCCGAAGCTGTTCGAGATCGAGACCTATGAGACCCTGCATCAGATGACCTCGCGCATTACGGCACAGGTTTTGCCAGAGACGCGCCTGACGGACATCTTCAACGCCCTCTTCCCCTGCGGCTCCATCACCGGTGCGCCCAAAATTCGCGCCATGCAGATCTTGCGCGCGTTAGAACCCGCCCCACGCGATGCCTATTGCGGCGCTGTTGGCTGGGTCGCGCCCTCAGGGGCGATGCAGTTCAACGTAGCGATCCGCACAGCGACCTGTCATGCCGATGGGCGGCTGCGGCTGAATGTCGGTGGCGGCGTGGTGCATGACAGCACAGCCGAGGATGAATATGCCGAAGCGCTGCTGAAAGCACGCTTTGCGACCCTGCCCTAG
- a CDS encoding M48 family metallopeptidase gives MKDPVLPGNPPIPLILRRSARARRISLRISQLDGRVTLTMPKRLAEREALAFAEAKQDWIRQHLAARGEDVIVAPGAELPVGGKVLKVRGGQGRGVRIGPEEILVPGPDDSIGKRLAAHLREVARDRLAGACDDYAALLGRSYSRITLRDTRSRWGSCTSDGGLMFSWRLIMTPPEVLDYVAAHEVAHLAQMNHSPAFWAEVTRIYGDYQAPRQWLRDNGGALHRYRF, from the coding sequence ATGAAAGACCCTGTGCTGCCCGGCAACCCGCCGATTCCGTTGATCTTGCGCCGTTCGGCCCGTGCCCGGCGCATCTCTTTACGCATTTCGCAATTGGATGGACGGGTGACGCTGACCATGCCCAAACGCTTGGCCGAGCGTGAGGCGCTGGCCTTTGCCGAGGCCAAGCAAGACTGGATTCGCCAACACCTTGCCGCGCGGGGCGAAGACGTGATTGTCGCACCGGGGGCTGAGCTGCCTGTGGGCGGTAAGGTTCTTAAGGTGCGCGGCGGGCAGGGGCGCGGCGTGCGGATCGGTCCCGAAGAGATTCTCGTGCCCGGTCCGGACGACAGCATTGGCAAACGTCTTGCGGCGCATCTGCGCGAAGTGGCGCGGGATCGGTTGGCTGGCGCCTGTGACGACTATGCCGCCCTGCTGGGAAGGTCCTACAGCCGCATCACCCTGCGCGACACGCGGTCACGCTGGGGATCATGCACCAGTGACGGCGGGCTGATGTTTTCTTGGCGGCTGATTATGACGCCGCCTGAGGTGCTGGACTACGTTGCCGCCCACGAGGTCGCGCATTTGGCGCAGATGAACCACTCGCCGGCGTTCTGGGCCGAGGTCACGCGGATTTACGGGGACTATCAGGCCCCCCGGCAATGGCTGCGCGACAATGGCGGCGCGCTGCACCGCTATCGGTTCTAG
- a CDS encoding TIGR02300 family protein yields the protein MPNEEWGTKRLCPTTGKRFYDLNKNPIISPYTGEEVAVDNSKSRMIAADAEDAVTAKAKKGDKADDDSLVDDDDTVDVDLDDDLLDDDDDDEDTVPLDDIADVASDDDD from the coding sequence ATGCCCAATGAAGAATGGGGAACCAAGCGCCTGTGCCCCACGACGGGCAAGCGCTTCTATGACCTCAACAAGAATCCGATCATCAGCCCCTACACGGGCGAAGAGGTCGCGGTCGACAATTCCAAGTCGCGCATGATCGCGGCGGATGCCGAGGATGCGGTCACAGCCAAAGCCAAGAAAGGCGATAAGGCAGACGACGATTCCCTCGTTGATGACGACGATACAGTTGATGTGGATCTGGATGATGATCTGCTGGACGACGACGATGATGACGAGGATACGGTTCCCCTCGACGATATCGCCGATGTCGCGTCAGACGACGACGATTAA
- a CDS encoding sulfite exporter TauE/SafE family protein, producing MNSLFPFLTPLEFYAALAIGLCGGFVKGVVGFALPLVLISGLTTFMAPELALAGLILPTVLANAFQALRQGPQAALRSIRLFWVFLICGGVMLVLSAQLVRLVPATVMLLMIGIPVVLFALLQLSKYKFRLAQQSLKVEALVGGFAGAIGGISGIWGPPTVAYLTALGTEKHDQMRIQGVIYGLGAVALLAAHIGSGVLNAETWPFSALLILPVLVGVWLGSKVMDRVDPVLFRKMTLLVLMVAGLNLIRRAVF from the coding sequence ATGAACAGTCTTTTCCCCTTTCTTACGCCGTTAGAATTTTATGCTGCACTTGCGATCGGCCTCTGCGGTGGCTTTGTCAAAGGGGTCGTCGGGTTCGCGCTGCCTCTGGTGCTGATTTCCGGTCTCACGACCTTCATGGCGCCGGAGTTGGCACTGGCCGGGCTGATTCTGCCGACGGTTCTGGCAAATGCCTTTCAAGCGCTCCGGCAGGGACCGCAAGCGGCGCTGCGGTCGATCCGTCTGTTCTGGGTATTTCTGATTTGTGGCGGCGTGATGTTGGTGTTGTCAGCGCAACTGGTACGGTTGGTGCCAGCGACCGTCATGTTGTTGATGATTGGGATCCCGGTGGTGCTGTTCGCGCTGCTGCAACTGTCGAAGTATAAATTTCGCCTCGCCCAGCAGTCGCTGAAGGTTGAGGCGCTGGTGGGTGGATTTGCCGGGGCTATCGGCGGCATTTCCGGCATCTGGGGGCCGCCTACAGTGGCCTACCTGACCGCCCTCGGGACCGAGAAACACGACCAGATGCGGATCCAAGGCGTTATCTACGGGCTGGGTGCGGTCGCGCTCTTGGCCGCGCATATCGGGTCGGGTGTGTTGAATGCCGAAACTTGGCCGTTTTCGGCGCTGTTGATCCTGCCAGTGCTCGTGGGTGTCTGGCTGGGCAGCAAGGTGATGGACCGAGTGGACCCCGTGCTGTTTCGCAAGATGACGCTGCTGGTGCTGATGGTGGCGGGGCTGAACCTGATCCGACGGGCGGTGTTCTGA
- a CDS encoding acyl-CoA dehydrogenase family protein: MAHDGQDMTMHSVILDNLTGLTGAALAPLDRLLEQATAAVRTQVSEGDRVSAKLIEANQTAAHGLAWLATYVQALRQMQLWAERLQSDGRFGEVEELLHQIAFGEYLCQIRGGIQMNQGEMLRLQDLGLSAEDETVLNDPAITTLTRSGNTQAARSRLVELMQERSADVTFGASGLDEELEMIRDQFRRYAVEKVEPYAHDWHLKDELIPIEVIEELAEMGVFGLTIPEEFGGLGLTKASMCVVSEELSRGYIGVGSLGTRSEIAAELILCGGTDAQKEKWLPRIASAETLPTAVFTEPNTGSDLGSLRTRAVKDGDDYKVTGNKTWITHAARTHVMTLLARTDSETTDHRGLSMFLAEKTPGDDANPFPTPGMTGGEIEVLGYRGMKEYELAFDGFEVKGENLLGGEEGRGFKQLMETFESARIQTAARAIGVAQSALDISMQYAQDRKQFGKSLIDFPRVSGKLAMMAVELMIARQLTYYSAFEKDAGRRCDVEAGMAKLLGARVAWAAADNGLQIHGGNGFALEYKISRVLCDARILNIFEGAAEIQAQVIARRLLG; encoded by the coding sequence ATGGCACATGACGGTCAGGATATGACGATGCATAGCGTAATTCTCGATAATCTGACCGGGCTGACCGGCGCAGCACTGGCGCCGCTCGACCGGTTGCTAGAGCAGGCTACCGCCGCCGTCCGCACGCAGGTCAGCGAGGGTGACCGCGTTTCGGCCAAGCTGATCGAGGCCAATCAAACAGCAGCCCATGGGCTCGCGTGGCTTGCCACCTATGTGCAGGCGCTGCGGCAGATGCAGCTTTGGGCCGAACGCCTGCAAAGCGACGGCCGTTTTGGCGAGGTCGAAGAGCTGCTGCATCAAATCGCCTTTGGTGAATACCTCTGCCAGATCCGGGGCGGGATCCAGATGAACCAGGGCGAGATGCTGCGCCTGCAAGATTTGGGATTGAGCGCCGAAGATGAAACCGTGCTTAATGATCCAGCGATCACAACCCTGACCCGCAGCGGCAACACGCAGGCCGCGCGCAGCCGCTTGGTTGAACTCATGCAGGAGCGCAGCGCCGATGTAACCTTTGGCGCTAGCGGCCTCGACGAAGAGCTTGAGATGATCCGCGACCAGTTCCGCCGCTACGCGGTCGAAAAGGTCGAACCCTACGCCCATGACTGGCACCTTAAGGATGAGTTGATCCCTATTGAAGTGATCGAAGAACTCGCCGAAATGGGTGTCTTTGGTCTTACCATTCCCGAAGAATTCGGCGGGCTGGGCCTGACCAAGGCGTCGATGTGCGTGGTCAGCGAGGAACTTTCGCGTGGCTATATCGGTGTTGGCTCGCTTGGCACCCGCTCGGAAATCGCGGCGGAACTGATCCTCTGCGGCGGCACCGACGCGCAGAAAGAGAAATGGCTGCCCCGGATCGCCAGCGCCGAAACCCTGCCCACGGCGGTCTTTACCGAACCGAACACCGGGTCCGACCTTGGCAGCCTGCGCACCCGCGCGGTGAAGGACGGCGACGACTATAAGGTGACCGGCAACAAAACATGGATCACCCATGCCGCCCGCACCCATGTGATGACCCTGCTGGCGCGCACCGATTCCGAGACCACAGACCACCGCGGCCTGTCGATGTTTTTGGCCGAAAAGACACCCGGCGATGATGCCAACCCCTTCCCCACCCCCGGCATGACTGGCGGGGAGATTGAGGTGCTCGGCTACCGCGGGATGAAGGAATACGAACTGGCGTTCGATGGCTTTGAGGTTAAGGGCGAGAACCTTCTGGGCGGCGAAGAGGGGCGCGGATTCAAACAACTGATGGAAACCTTTGAATCGGCTCGCATCCAAACCGCTGCGCGTGCCATTGGTGTAGCGCAATCGGCGCTCGATATCTCGATGCAATACGCCCAAGACCGCAAGCAATTCGGCAAATCGCTGATCGACTTCCCCCGCGTGTCGGGCAAGCTGGCGATGATGGCGGTAGAACTGATGATCGCGCGGCAGTTGACCTATTACAGCGCTTTCGAAAAGGACGCTGGCCGTCGCTGCGATGTCGAGGCAGGCATGGCCAAACTGCTCGGCGCGCGGGTCGCTTGGGCGGCAGCGGACAACGGCTTGCAGATCCACGGCGGCAACGGGTTCGCACTGGAATACAAGATCAGCCGAGTGCTTTGTGACGCGCGGATTCTCAACATCTTTGAGGGTGCGGCGGAAATCCAAGCGCAGGTTATCGCGCGGCGGCTGCTGGGCTAA
- a CDS encoding META domain-containing protein, with protein sequence MRSFAILAALSALPQCQGDETVRAYGAGDKTWTLVELDGTPFNVRATLTFPETGKIAGEAPCNAYSAAMTVPYPWFDAGHIAATRRACPDLAAEAAFLKALGDATISDVLGDTLILSDDSGERLVFKAAD encoded by the coding sequence ATGCGCAGCTTTGCAATCCTCGCCGCCCTCAGTGCCCTGCCGCAATGCCAAGGGGATGAAACCGTCCGCGCCTACGGGGCGGGCGACAAGACGTGGACCTTGGTAGAGTTGGACGGCACCCCCTTCAACGTCCGCGCCACACTGACCTTTCCCGAGACCGGCAAGATCGCCGGAGAAGCCCCCTGCAACGCCTATAGCGCCGCGATGACGGTGCCCTACCCGTGGTTCGACGCGGGCCATATCGCCGCCACGCGCCGCGCCTGCCCAGACCTCGCGGCAGAGGCGGCGTTTCTGAAAGCCTTGGGGGATGCGACGATCTCGGACGTGCTGGGCGACACGCTGATCCTGTCGGATGACAGCGGCGAGCGGCTGGTGTTCAAAGCCGCCGACTAA